In one window of Deltaproteobacteria bacterium DNA:
- a CDS encoding MMPL family transporter, which yields MVGDRNRADETGKTGNKMSLPERYVSLILKFRIPFILLIIAGTAIFGYYGAKLKIATDFVSFYPPRHPFIQLYNKYRSMFGSANVMVLAIEVKNGDIYNWKTIDKVDRITQAMLGVEGCNPAQLASITHPKIKNVEVTGMGITLKPMIHAGIQRSDIGLQEIKRSIYSNEGVRGFYVSPDDKSAAIYAGFWEEGWDPSTVYKKIEEIRKSESDDNHRIYITGYPALYSYIYSLAPQIGKMLVVTLVVLIALLFYYFRTLQGVLVPFLSAVISAIWGLGFASMLGYSLDPLILVVPLIISARLMSHSVQCMSRYYEEYLRIGDRKESLVKGYGEMLAPAILSTFTDAVGLLLISVATIPIMRQLGFFSSFWVMTIVLTVPTLNPLLLSFIKPPSADKIERQTRGRFYSKISRFLVMPSEGRSRWVVVGIVGFILVVGGIYTHNLRIGDTEAGSAILFPSHPYNDSFRFFNKNFVGATQLIILAEGKEQGAIKNYGTLKSMEDFQYFMATEGGAGGTLTFNNMIKRVYRMFHEGNPKWEMIPKNDKDLAQIGYIIRNNAAPGEMDVYVDPSWTNATITCFYKSYNSDLIKNCIAKAREFIEKNKPEKVNYRLAGGLLGILYAVNQEVEYSYWVSLIVVFLACFLLCVLTFRSVKCGFILIIPLAVSQIITEIFMLIYGIDVNINSVPVAAIAVGIGINYGIYLLSRTNEEYAATGDYQTANRVAMDTTGKTIVFTESTMLAGVFFMIFVNMKFQSEMGLLLTILMLLNMINALILIPVLVTIFKPKVKAGMLRHH from the coding sequence ATGGTAGGCGACAGGAACCGAGCGGACGAAACCGGGAAAACCGGCAATAAGATGTCGTTGCCGGAACGTTATGTTTCCTTGATCCTGAAGTTCAGAATCCCCTTTATCCTGTTGATCATCGCCGGAACCGCGATTTTCGGATACTACGGCGCTAAACTGAAAATCGCCACCGACTTCGTTTCCTTCTATCCCCCCAGGCACCCGTTCATCCAGCTCTACAACAAGTACAGGAGCATGTTCGGCAGCGCGAACGTCATGGTGTTGGCTATCGAGGTAAAGAACGGGGATATCTACAACTGGAAGACCATAGACAAGGTCGACCGAATCACGCAAGCAATGCTCGGAGTGGAGGGGTGCAACCCTGCGCAGCTGGCATCGATCACTCACCCCAAAATCAAGAATGTCGAAGTTACGGGGATGGGCATCACCCTGAAACCGATGATCCATGCCGGAATTCAGCGAAGCGACATCGGATTGCAGGAAATCAAGCGCTCCATATACAGCAACGAGGGCGTCAGGGGGTTCTACGTTTCTCCCGACGATAAATCGGCCGCCATCTATGCGGGATTCTGGGAGGAGGGTTGGGACCCATCCACGGTTTACAAAAAAATCGAGGAGATAAGAAAGTCGGAGAGCGATGATAACCATCGAATTTATATAACGGGATATCCGGCTCTTTACTCCTATATCTACAGCCTGGCGCCGCAGATCGGAAAAATGCTGGTAGTTACCCTGGTCGTCCTCATCGCCCTGCTGTTCTACTATTTCCGCACATTGCAGGGAGTTCTCGTTCCGTTCCTGTCCGCGGTAATCAGTGCCATCTGGGGGCTCGGTTTCGCGAGCATGCTCGGGTATTCGCTCGATCCGTTGATATTGGTCGTGCCGCTCATCATATCCGCCAGGCTCATGAGCCATTCGGTCCAGTGCATGTCCCGGTACTACGAAGAATATCTGCGGATCGGGGATCGAAAGGAGTCACTCGTCAAAGGGTACGGGGAAATGCTTGCCCCCGCGATCCTCTCCACGTTTACGGATGCGGTCGGTCTCCTGCTGATCTCCGTAGCGACAATCCCAATCATGAGGCAGCTCGGATTTTTTTCCTCCTTTTGGGTCATGACGATCGTGCTGACGGTTCCTACGCTGAATCCGCTCCTTCTTTCCTTCATCAAGCCCCCGAGCGCCGACAAGATCGAGCGGCAGACGCGGGGTCGTTTCTACTCGAAGATTTCAAGATTCCTGGTAATGCCCTCCGAAGGCAGGAGCCGTTGGGTAGTGGTCGGTATCGTGGGCTTTATCCTGGTCGTGGGCGGCATATACACCCACAACCTGAGGATCGGCGATACCGAAGCCGGATCCGCCATCCTGTTCCCCAGCCACCCCTATAACGATTCCTTCCGTTTCTTCAACAAGAACTTCGTGGGAGCAACGCAGCTCATCATTCTCGCTGAGGGTAAGGAACAGGGGGCGATAAAGAATTACGGCACGTTGAAGTCGATGGAGGATTTCCAGTATTTCATGGCGACGGAAGGGGGCGCGGGAGGGACCCTGACCTTCAATAACATGATCAAGCGCGTCTACCGGATGTTCCATGAGGGAAATCCAAAGTGGGAGATGATCCCCAAGAACGACAAGGACCTCGCCCAGATCGGCTACATCATCAGGAACAATGCCGCTCCGGGAGAGATGGACGTCTATGTGGATCCCAGCTGGACGAACGCCACCATCACATGCTTCTACAAATCCTACAACAGCGACCTGATCAAGAATTGCATCGCGAAAGCCAGGGAGTTCATCGAGAAGAACAAGCCGGAAAAGGTGAATTACCGTCTCGCAGGGGGCCTGCTGGGGATCCTTTACGCGGTGAACCAGGAGGTCGAATACTCCTACTGGGTTTCCCTCATAGTGGTTTTCCTCGCCTGTTTCCTGCTCTGCGTCCTGACATTCCGTTCCGTAAAGTGCGGCTTCATTCTCATAATTCCCCTGGCGGTGTCCCAGATCATCACCGAGATATTCATGTTGATCTACGGCATCGACGTGAACATCAATTCGGTTCCCGTGGCCGCCATCGCGGTCGGAATAGGGATCAACTACGGCATCTATCTGCTTTCCCGGACGAACGAGGAGTATGCCGCAACGGGAGATTATCAAACCGCGAACAGGGTCGCCATGGATACCACCGGCAAGACGATCGTCTTCACGGAATCCACCATGCTGGCGGGCGTTTTCTTCATGATCTTCGTGAACATGAAGTTCCAGTCGGAAATGGGGCTTCTCCTGACGATATTGATGCTGCTCAACATGATCAACGCACTGATTTTGATCCCCGTTCTCGTGACCATATTCAAGCCGAAAGTGAAGGCGGGAATGCTCAGGCATCACTGA
- a CDS encoding DUF1329 domain-containing protein yields the protein MKVSKRLWMVAAGVLVIFGMAVCASAAELKRIDRTNWETLKGLLPESALKWVKTGEMVVKYGSLEYDPNQVLPAWVIESKKENIGKYKLTAKKAIVEAGTGKTPKFIKGIPFPDVKITDPEAGEKIMWNTLYMRDANGPLKTKIDFKFMGRKTGYERSIFVDWYSKPFDGYQDAENWPNKDNFESVNQVLVTSPFDMAGTAQMTWRYRVEKEDMLNGYVPAIRRVRRLTPAGRSDAMFGSDFARDDGGYGIYDGAISSFKWKVIGEGEVLGGFIGSKPLGVNKNKDGEWEFDLRNKELVKWSFGNKGGSAAPWFVDSAVWTKRPVWIIEGTPKDPYYNYGKQIMYIDKELNIGHWKVIYDRTGKYWKTAWTNWGMAQDSQKTVNWNAVLIFILVDERSQHATSVDSSPKYINGARIDTNQFSLAGFATLCK from the coding sequence ATGAAGGTATCGAAAAGGTTATGGATGGTTGCTGCGGGCGTTCTGGTTATTTTCGGGATGGCGGTGTGCGCATCGGCCGCCGAACTGAAACGGATCGACCGAACGAATTGGGAAACGCTCAAAGGGCTGTTGCCGGAGAGCGCCCTGAAATGGGTGAAAACCGGCGAAATGGTGGTGAAGTACGGCTCGCTTGAATACGATCCGAACCAGGTGTTGCCGGCCTGGGTGATCGAGTCGAAGAAAGAGAATATCGGGAAATATAAATTGACGGCGAAAAAGGCGATCGTCGAGGCCGGCACGGGGAAAACTCCGAAATTCATCAAGGGTATCCCGTTCCCGGACGTCAAGATCACAGATCCGGAAGCCGGCGAAAAAATCATGTGGAACACGTTATACATGAGGGACGCGAACGGGCCATTGAAAACCAAGATCGATTTCAAGTTCATGGGACGGAAGACCGGATATGAAAGGTCCATCTTCGTGGACTGGTACAGCAAGCCGTTCGACGGATACCAGGATGCGGAAAACTGGCCGAATAAGGATAATTTTGAAAGCGTCAACCAGGTGCTGGTAACCAGCCCCTTCGACATGGCCGGCACCGCACAGATGACATGGCGCTACCGCGTCGAAAAAGAAGACATGCTGAACGGGTATGTTCCGGCGATCCGGCGTGTAAGGAGATTGACACCGGCGGGGCGGTCCGACGCCATGTTCGGCTCGGACTTCGCAAGGGACGACGGCGGGTACGGGATATACGATGGGGCCATTTCCAGCTTCAAGTGGAAGGTCATCGGAGAAGGTGAAGTTCTCGGCGGTTTCATCGGGTCCAAACCACTGGGCGTCAACAAAAACAAGGACGGCGAATGGGAATTCGACTTGAGGAACAAGGAACTGGTGAAGTGGAGTTTTGGGAATAAAGGAGGTTCCGCGGCTCCGTGGTTCGTCGACAGCGCCGTATGGACGAAGAGGCCGGTCTGGATCATCGAGGGGACTCCGAAAGACCCGTATTACAACTACGGCAAGCAGATCATGTACATCGACAAGGAGCTGAACATCGGGCACTGGAAGGTGATCTACGACCGGACGGGGAAATACTGGAAGACGGCCTGGACGAACTGGGGGATGGCGCAGGATTCGCAAAAGACGGTGAACTGGAATGCCGTCCTCATCTTCATCCTGGTGGACGAGCGCTCGCAGCATGCGACATCGGTGGACAGCAGCCCGAAATACATCAAC